One Babylonia areolata isolate BAREFJ2019XMU chromosome 27, ASM4173473v1, whole genome shotgun sequence DNA window includes the following coding sequences:
- the LOC143300950 gene encoding uncharacterized protein LOC143300950 isoform X2, translating to MPSCSGADFPLINHYLTLRDQVHSEDDSFSILLDQKLPQFSTSFLGAPDQDAPTPTSSSSSSSHVLFAMDGVPSDAWMPANFLMSSHEPPHTPSPTSSYHPPTARNIHTTSYMAGGTVIEASPAGGMSFPEDPLSSPDIYDLDCEKHTASFYSDKDGGFGKVGVIKTEQAEFQSFDEGGVNSCMFHEDKEDLSTFMIRSLREDILRDCKELGISPNPEKWSAEDTMRWVNSVLKREPPSCDGPSSFGADPNALHVFHVPGEVLCDMSLAEFRRLSFYGEFLHQRLEIWRMAMDFTCDPTKASQQHQHQHHPHPQTYHPYRTATTSTPTTTSTTPTPTHHHRAPAISEYGGGGGYHMPPSISPTPSTDSTCSSLSHSSSSSSSMGGGGRGGGCGAPHPSVAGYGVTHDRLEDDVIRASAAVRCKPSQPVATHPPPAHLPAPPRAPRAGKQTIHLWQFLRELLDDAGSYHDCIKWTDRPRGIFKIEDSSKVARLWGRRKNRPAMNYDKLSRSVRQYYKKGIIRKTEHSKRLVYQFCHPYL from the exons ATGCCCAGCTGTAGCGGTGCGG ATTTTCCGTTGATCAACCATTACCTGACCCTGAGGGATCAGGTCCACTCTGAGGACGATTCTTTCAGCATCCTCCTGGACCAAAAG CTGCCCCagttctccacctccttcctggGAGCCCCGGATCAGGACGcgcccacacccacctcctcctcctcctcctcctcccacgtgCTGTTCGCCATGGATGGCGTGCCGAGCGATGCCTGGATGCCGGCAAACTTCCTCATGTCCAGCCAcgagcccccccacaccccctcccccaccagctCCTACCACCCGCCCACCGCCAGGAACATCCACACCACTAGCTACATGGCCGGAGGCACAGTGATCGAGGCCTCCCCGGCGGGCGGGATGTCCTTCCCGGAAGACCCCCTCTCCAGCCCGGACATTTACGACCTGGACTGTGAGAAGCACACGGCCTCTTTCTACAGCGACAAGGACGGAGGCTTCGGCAAGGTGGGGGTCATCAAGACGGAGCAGGCGGAGTTCCAGTCCTTCGACGAGGGCGGCGTGAACAGCTGCATGTTCCATGAGGATAAGGAGGACCTCAGCACCTTCATGATCCGGAGTCTGCGGGAAGACATCCTGAGGGATTGCAAGGAGCTGGGCATCTCTCCGA ACCCGGAGAAGTGGAGTGCCGAAGACACAATGCGCTGGGTAAACAGTGTGCTCAAGAGGGAGCCTCCCTCTTGTGACGGCCCTTCCTCGTTCGGCGCGGACCCCAACGCGCTGCACGTGTTCCACGTGCCCGGGGAGGTGCTGTGCGACATGAGTCTGGCCGAGTTCCGGCGCCTCTCCTTCTACGGGGAGTTCCTGCACCAGCGGCTGGAGATTTGgaggatgg cgatgGATTTCACCTGTGATCCCACGAAGGCCTCTcagcagcaccaacaccagcaccacccccatcctcaaaCCTACCACCCCTACCGCactgccaccacctccacccctaccaccacctccaccaccccaacccccacccaccaccaccgagCACCCGCCATCAGCGAgtacgggggaggagggggttaccACATGCCCCCCagcatctcccccacccccagcacggaCAGCACGTGCAGCAGCCTGTCGcactcgtcgtcgtcatcgtcgtcgatgggaggaggggggagaggaggggggtgcggcGCCCCCCACCCGTCCGTTGCCGGGTACGGCGTGACCCACGATCGCCTGGAGGATGACGTCATCAGGGCCTCTGCTGCCGTCAGAT gTAAACCAAGCCAGCCGGTAGcaacccatcccccacccgcccacctgcCCGCGCCACCCCGCGCACCCCGGGCCGGCAAGCAGACGATCCACCTGTGGCAGTTCCTCAGGGAGCTGCTGGACGACGCGGGCAGCTACCATGATTGCATCAAGTGGACGGACCGCCCTAggggcatcttcaagatcgaagACTCCTCCAAGGTGGCCCGCCTGTGGGGAAGACGCAAGAACCGGCCGGCGATGAACTACGACAAGTTGAGCCGTTCCGTGCGTCAGTACTACAAGAAGGGCATCATCCGCAAGACCGAGCACTCTAAGCGGCTTGTCTACCAGTTCTGCCACCCGTACTTGTAG
- the LOC143300950 gene encoding uncharacterized protein LOC143300950 isoform X3, with translation MEYQQSAVVQSGDFPLINHYLTLRDQVHSEDDSFSILLDQKLPQFSTSFLGAPDQDAPTPTSSSSSSSHVLFAMDGVPSDAWMPANFLMSSHEPPHTPSPTSSYHPPTARNIHTTSYMAGGTVIEASPAGGMSFPEDPLSSPDIYDLDCEKHTASFYSDKDGGFGKVGVIKTEQAEFQSFDEGGVNSCMFHEDKEDLSTFMIRSLREDILRDCKELGISPTMDFTCDPTKASQQHQHQHHPHPQTYHPYRTATTSTPTTTSTTPTPTHHHRAPAISEYGGGGGYHMPPSISPTPSTDSTCSSLSHSSSSSSSMGGGGRGGGCGAPHPSVAGYGVTHDRLEDDVIRASAAVRCKPSQPVATHPPPAHLPAPPRAPRAGKQTIHLWQFLRELLDDAGSYHDCIKWTDRPRGIFKIEDSSKVARLWGRRKNRPAMNYDKLSRSVRQYYKKGIIRKTEHSKRLVYQFCHPYL, from the exons ATTTTCCGTTGATCAACCATTACCTGACCCTGAGGGATCAGGTCCACTCTGAGGACGATTCTTTCAGCATCCTCCTGGACCAAAAG CTGCCCCagttctccacctccttcctggGAGCCCCGGATCAGGACGcgcccacacccacctcctcctcctcctcctcctcccacgtgCTGTTCGCCATGGATGGCGTGCCGAGCGATGCCTGGATGCCGGCAAACTTCCTCATGTCCAGCCAcgagcccccccacaccccctcccccaccagctCCTACCACCCGCCCACCGCCAGGAACATCCACACCACTAGCTACATGGCCGGAGGCACAGTGATCGAGGCCTCCCCGGCGGGCGGGATGTCCTTCCCGGAAGACCCCCTCTCCAGCCCGGACATTTACGACCTGGACTGTGAGAAGCACACGGCCTCTTTCTACAGCGACAAGGACGGAGGCTTCGGCAAGGTGGGGGTCATCAAGACGGAGCAGGCGGAGTTCCAGTCCTTCGACGAGGGCGGCGTGAACAGCTGCATGTTCCATGAGGATAAGGAGGACCTCAGCACCTTCATGATCCGGAGTCTGCGGGAAGACATCCTGAGGGATTGCAAGGAGCTGGGCATCTCTCCGA cgatgGATTTCACCTGTGATCCCACGAAGGCCTCTcagcagcaccaacaccagcaccacccccatcctcaaaCCTACCACCCCTACCGCactgccaccacctccacccctaccaccacctccaccaccccaacccccacccaccaccaccgagCACCCGCCATCAGCGAgtacgggggaggagggggttaccACATGCCCCCCagcatctcccccacccccagcacggaCAGCACGTGCAGCAGCCTGTCGcactcgtcgtcgtcatcgtcgtcgatgggaggaggggggagaggaggggggtgcggcGCCCCCCACCCGTCCGTTGCCGGGTACGGCGTGACCCACGATCGCCTGGAGGATGACGTCATCAGGGCCTCTGCTGCCGTCAGAT gTAAACCAAGCCAGCCGGTAGcaacccatcccccacccgcccacctgcCCGCGCCACCCCGCGCACCCCGGGCCGGCAAGCAGACGATCCACCTGTGGCAGTTCCTCAGGGAGCTGCTGGACGACGCGGGCAGCTACCATGATTGCATCAAGTGGACGGACCGCCCTAggggcatcttcaagatcgaagACTCCTCCAAGGTGGCCCGCCTGTGGGGAAGACGCAAGAACCGGCCGGCGATGAACTACGACAAGTTGAGCCGTTCCGTGCGTCAGTACTACAAGAAGGGCATCATCCGCAAGACCGAGCACTCTAAGCGGCTTGTCTACCAGTTCTGCCACCCGTACTTGTAG
- the LOC143300950 gene encoding uncharacterized protein LOC143300950 isoform X1 → MEYQQSAVVQSGDFPLINHYLTLRDQVHSEDDSFSILLDQKLPQFSTSFLGAPDQDAPTPTSSSSSSSHVLFAMDGVPSDAWMPANFLMSSHEPPHTPSPTSSYHPPTARNIHTTSYMAGGTVIEASPAGGMSFPEDPLSSPDIYDLDCEKHTASFYSDKDGGFGKVGVIKTEQAEFQSFDEGGVNSCMFHEDKEDLSTFMIRSLREDILRDCKELGISPNPEKWSAEDTMRWVNSVLKREPPSCDGPSSFGADPNALHVFHVPGEVLCDMSLAEFRRLSFYGEFLHQRLEIWRMAMDFTCDPTKASQQHQHQHHPHPQTYHPYRTATTSTPTTTSTTPTPTHHHRAPAISEYGGGGGYHMPPSISPTPSTDSTCSSLSHSSSSSSSMGGGGRGGGCGAPHPSVAGYGVTHDRLEDDVIRASAAVRCKPSQPVATHPPPAHLPAPPRAPRAGKQTIHLWQFLRELLDDAGSYHDCIKWTDRPRGIFKIEDSSKVARLWGRRKNRPAMNYDKLSRSVRQYYKKGIIRKTEHSKRLVYQFCHPYL, encoded by the exons ATTTTCCGTTGATCAACCATTACCTGACCCTGAGGGATCAGGTCCACTCTGAGGACGATTCTTTCAGCATCCTCCTGGACCAAAAG CTGCCCCagttctccacctccttcctggGAGCCCCGGATCAGGACGcgcccacacccacctcctcctcctcctcctcctcccacgtgCTGTTCGCCATGGATGGCGTGCCGAGCGATGCCTGGATGCCGGCAAACTTCCTCATGTCCAGCCAcgagcccccccacaccccctcccccaccagctCCTACCACCCGCCCACCGCCAGGAACATCCACACCACTAGCTACATGGCCGGAGGCACAGTGATCGAGGCCTCCCCGGCGGGCGGGATGTCCTTCCCGGAAGACCCCCTCTCCAGCCCGGACATTTACGACCTGGACTGTGAGAAGCACACGGCCTCTTTCTACAGCGACAAGGACGGAGGCTTCGGCAAGGTGGGGGTCATCAAGACGGAGCAGGCGGAGTTCCAGTCCTTCGACGAGGGCGGCGTGAACAGCTGCATGTTCCATGAGGATAAGGAGGACCTCAGCACCTTCATGATCCGGAGTCTGCGGGAAGACATCCTGAGGGATTGCAAGGAGCTGGGCATCTCTCCGA ACCCGGAGAAGTGGAGTGCCGAAGACACAATGCGCTGGGTAAACAGTGTGCTCAAGAGGGAGCCTCCCTCTTGTGACGGCCCTTCCTCGTTCGGCGCGGACCCCAACGCGCTGCACGTGTTCCACGTGCCCGGGGAGGTGCTGTGCGACATGAGTCTGGCCGAGTTCCGGCGCCTCTCCTTCTACGGGGAGTTCCTGCACCAGCGGCTGGAGATTTGgaggatgg cgatgGATTTCACCTGTGATCCCACGAAGGCCTCTcagcagcaccaacaccagcaccacccccatcctcaaaCCTACCACCCCTACCGCactgccaccacctccacccctaccaccacctccaccaccccaacccccacccaccaccaccgagCACCCGCCATCAGCGAgtacgggggaggagggggttaccACATGCCCCCCagcatctcccccacccccagcacggaCAGCACGTGCAGCAGCCTGTCGcactcgtcgtcgtcatcgtcgtcgatgggaggaggggggagaggaggggggtgcggcGCCCCCCACCCGTCCGTTGCCGGGTACGGCGTGACCCACGATCGCCTGGAGGATGACGTCATCAGGGCCTCTGCTGCCGTCAGAT gTAAACCAAGCCAGCCGGTAGcaacccatcccccacccgcccacctgcCCGCGCCACCCCGCGCACCCCGGGCCGGCAAGCAGACGATCCACCTGTGGCAGTTCCTCAGGGAGCTGCTGGACGACGCGGGCAGCTACCATGATTGCATCAAGTGGACGGACCGCCCTAggggcatcttcaagatcgaagACTCCTCCAAGGTGGCCCGCCTGTGGGGAAGACGCAAGAACCGGCCGGCGATGAACTACGACAAGTTGAGCCGTTCCGTGCGTCAGTACTACAAGAAGGGCATCATCCGCAAGACCGAGCACTCTAAGCGGCTTGTCTACCAGTTCTGCCACCCGTACTTGTAG